CTGGTACAGGGTGAACCTGTGGGTTTCGGTCTTCTCCAGACGCTCCTGTCTGGCGGCGGTCACGCCGGTCTCGGTCATAAAGATAAACAGTAGGTATGTTAGGGAAATACACAATGCGGTAAGGAACTTTTTCACTTAGTGCCTCCAAAATTTGATTTGATAGTGTTCCGATAGACATGGAAAAGATATCATCGGAGAGCGGTCAAGTCAAGCGGCAACCGGGGTGACGGGAAAAGCATTTTTCAGGCTGTTGCCGATATTTGGGAATTGTCATCAAAGAAAAGCAAATCATTGCCTGTGGAATCGATAAAGGAGCCGGGCAGGATTATTGGAGATGAGAAACTGGTTATCATTGATGGCGCAAAACAGCGCAAAAACAGGCCAAAAGACAAGAAAAAACCGAAGGGGCGAGGGTTGACGAATTCTCAGAAAAAAAAGAAATGGAAGACCGGCCGCGTCCGTGCGAAAATCGAAAATTCTTTCGCGGGGGTCAAACGATTGCGTGTCGCGGTGTATGTTTCGCGGTCGCAACGGGATTGTTTCGTGGATTTGATATTCATGTTATCATGTGGAACATGGAACTTTTATCTTCGGGCGGGATGATAGTTAAGAAACAAGTCTATTATTGAAAAATGATCAGCAAGGTGATGGAAAGCTTTCGGGAGGAAAAGGTTGGCGCTAATGCTTGGTGAGCATATGCTCGGCCGGATGGTACGCAAATACGCGAACCGCTGCCGCAGGCCGGCGATTTATTTTTTCCGCGACCATCACGGGCATGAGGTGGATTTTGTCGTTCCGGTGGGGGGAAGGCTCGGGCTCTACGAACGCAAATGGTCCGAGGATCCTTCCGCGGACGCGCCGTCGTTTGCCGAGTTCGAAAAGGCTATCGGCGCGAAAAACATACTCTCACGAAGCATCATCACCCCCGGCGGGAACCCACGGAAAAAAAGCGCAGTATTAATCGAAGATAGCATAGAGATATCGAGCCTGGAGGCGTGAATCGGGTGTGGTCTCTATCTCCTTTCCTTTAACCTCTCCACCATCTCCCCGAACAGCGCGTAAAACTCCTTGAACTCGTCGTTCTTCCTCAGCGGCCGGGGCGACGGATATTTCCCCGCGATTATTTCCTTCATATATCCGGACATCACGTAAATGGGTCCCGAGATGTGGTGGGTCTTCCTTATAAGAGCGATGAAGAGTATGGCTCCCTGGGCCAGTATGAATACGACGATTCCCCGGAGGAGCGCGTTGTTCTGCGCGATGATCTTCTCCATGGTGGCGACGTTCTGCGCGTGTATCCCCGAAATGTTTGCAATCGGCAGGTTCTCGGCGCCTGCGGCTTCCTGAGAAAAGGCGAGGAGCGCCTCCACATTGTTGTTGTAGAGCACGATGATATTGTTGAGCCGCCGGTTGTTCATGCTGATGTTGGCGCTGATGGCGGCGACGATAACGGCCGACACAAGCAGGATGACGGCGATGATAGAAAATGCGGTCTTAAACTGGAACTTTTTATCGAGGACGTACTTTTTTCGCTGTGTCATGGCGCATGCCCCTCGCGGAAGTGGGGCGTCCAGGCCGCCCCCGGTTGAATGGATAGCACGGCGGGGCGGATTTGGTCAATCCCTTTATGGGTTCGCCGCGGCGCCGCGCGTCCGCGGCGTGCCGTCCGGACCGTGGAGCAACAGTTCACCGGCGCCCGATTCGACGAGCATTTTATAAAAGAGCCGCAGCGGAAAGCCGATAACGTTCGAAACCGAGCCCTCAACGCGTTCGATGATCATGCCGCCGTGCTCCTGCGCTGCATAGGCCCCGGCCTTGTCCAGGTACTCGATGCGGCCGAGGTAGGCGACGAGCGAGGGTGCGTCGAGCGGCTTGAACGTGATGTCCGAGCGCTCGATGCCGGTCGCCGTCACGTATCGCCCTCTTCCGTCGCCGGCGCGCCACAGGCCGAGGGTGATGGCGCTTATCACCTGGTGCGTCCGTCCCGAGAGGCGTCCGAGTATCGAGAGCGCGTCGTCAAAGCCGGAGGGTTTGCCGATGATCATGCCGCCGATTGTAACGATGGTGTCGCCGGTGATGACGAGCGTTCCTTCCGGCCCGCTTTCGACAAGCGGCGCGAGCGAGCGCATCTTGTCGGCGGCGACGCGCGCGGCGTACGCCTCGGGCGCTTCGCCGGGGAGGGGCGTTTCGTCCGCGTCGGGCGACATCACGCTGAAGTCGTCGAAGATGTCGCGCAGCAGCTCTTTTCTGCGGGGCGAGGATGATCCGAGTATTACGCGCATGGCCTATTTCACGAGGACCTTTTCATTGAGCTTCTGGATCGAGGTGATGTTCTTCAGCCGCTTCAACCGGCCGATGATATCCCTGAGGTGCGCAAGGCTTTTCACCTCCAGGACCAGCTTGATCACCGCGTTGTCGCCGGCATGCACCGTGGCCTCGACCTTGATGATGTTGGTTTTGCAGGTGGCGAGCTCGTCGGCGACGTCTTTGAGGAGGTTCGGCCGGTCGATTGCCTGGATCGAGAGCTTGACCGGGTAGGTGTTTTCCGATCCTTCCCAGACGATGGCAATAAAGCGCTCCTGTTCATTTGTGAGCCGTTTGAGCGAGGGGCAGCTCTTTTTATGTACGGTGATGCCCCTTCCGCGCGTAATGAAGCCCACCACGTCGTCGCCGGGAATGGGCTGACAGCACTGCGAGAGTTTGATGAGCACGTTCGACGTGCCGTCGATCGAGAGCGACATCTTCTTCTGGCGGGAGATGCTTTTTATCTTGAATAGCTCGGTCTCGGGGATCGATACCTCGGCCGTTTTTTCGGTCTTTTTCGTCTCCGGCGGCGCCCCGGGCTTCCGCTCGGTCTCCTTTTCCCTGCGCAGCCAGTTGCGTATCTTGTAGCGCGCGTTGGACGATTTGACAAACTTCAGCCACGACTCCGACGGGTGCCCCTTGGGGCTGGTAAGCACCTCGACGATGTCGCCGCTCTTTATCTCGGTCTTGAGGGGCACGAGCATGTTGTTGACCTTGGCGCCGACGCAGCGGTTTCCGACCTCGGTGTGGATGGCGTAGGCGAAATCGATCGGTGTTGCGCCCTTGGCGAGCTTCATGATCTTTCCCTTGGGGGTGAAGACGAATATCTCGTCCTCGTAAAGGTCCATCTTCAGCTCTTTCATGAACTCGCGGCTGTCCACATTTTCCTTCTGCCCGGCATCGGCGCGGGGGATGTTCTGCATAACGTGGAAATTTTTGAACGCGCGCTGGTGCAGTGAGTCCCTGTCCTTGTAGAGCCAGTGCGCGGCGATTCCCATCTCGGCGGTGGCGTGCATGTCGTAAGTGCGGATCTGGAACTCGAGCGGCAGGCCGTCGGGGCCTATTACGGTAGTGTGCAGCGACTGGTACATGTTCGATTTCGGCACCGCGATAAAGTCCTTGAAGCGCGAGGTGATCGGAGACCAGAGCGTATGGATGACGCCGAGAATGCCGTAGCAGTCCTTTACCTCGGCGGTGATGATGCGGATGGCGCGGAGGTCGAAGATGTCCTCGAAGCTCTTGCCCTGGATCTTCATCTTCCGGTAGATGGAGTAGAAGTGCTTCGCGCGGCCGGTGATCTTGGCCTGGATGTCGAGGCGCTTTAACTGCTGGTCCAGAATGAAACGCAAATCCTCGATGAACTCCTCGATCTCGGTCTTGCGCCGGGCCACCTTGGCGGCGATCTCCTCGAACTCGCCCGGGTGGAGGACGTGGAAGGCCATGTCCTCGAGCTCCGCGCGGATCTGCGACATGCCGAGCCTCCCGGCCATCGGCGCGTAGATGTCCATCACCTCGCGCGCGATACGGACCTGTTTTTGCTCGGGCTGGAACATGATGGTGCGCATGTTGTGCACCTTGTCGGCGAGCTTGATGAGGATCACGCGGACGTCCTTGATGGTCGCCATCAGCATCTTCCTGATGCTGTGTACCTGATCGTTGTAGCGGGTCTTCTTTTTGAGCGAGGATATCTTGGTGACGCCGTCGACCAGAAGCGCGATATCCTCGCCGAACCGCTCCCTGATGATTTCGAGCGAGACGGATGTGTCCTCGACCACGTCGTGCAGCAGCGCCGCGGCGATGGTGGTGGTGTCCATCTTCAAATTCGCCAGAATGATTCCGATCTCGAGCGGGTGAACGATATAGGGTTCGCCCGAAAAGCGTTTCTGGTCCCGGTGGGCCTCGCTCGCGTATTCGTACGCCCTCCTGATCAGATCGAGGTCCCCTTCCGGATTGTTCGCCTCGATCGCCGCGAGGAGCGCGTGGATGTCGCGGCTCTTTATTTTCAGGTCTATTTTCGACATCTGCCGGTAACGATCCCGCCGTATTAGTGGAATAACGCACACCCGTACTGCCACTTTACCACCGCGCGGACGGCGTTTCAACCATTAATCGCGTCGCGCGTTCCCGCTTCTTTCGGGTGAGAATTAAATTTCGGGAAGAATCATAATAATGCGCCGTCTTCGCGAGCCCCGGCCGTATCGGGGCGCGGCGGTCGCTCTTTAATACAAAGTTTCATGGATCAACATATTGCCTTTTGAGATCGCCGCATCGCCGCGCTCTTCGCGATGACGGCATTTTCACCCCGAATTTGAGAGCACGCCGATCGCTTCTCAATGCACCGGAGGAATACGCCGGCGGGAAAAAAAGTTAAGCAAAAATCGCCTTCGGCCGATTTTAGAATTGATTGATAATCATTTACACTCCTGGATACATGCCGGGGAGAAGGCTTTTGCAAGCGGCATTCTTGCAAAAGCCTTTTTTGTCTTCTAAATATAGGGGCCCGTATTTGCCGATATATATACCGGGCATGTTGTGGATTCAGGGGGAATCGGGTTTTTTCCCCGCCGTTGGCGGGGGAGGGGCGGATTGCCCGGCTGTGCAACAGCCTGGTCATGGAATAGCGTTTGGGAAAAAGGCCGCAGGGCGGAATAAAACATAATGATTTTCGTCATCAACGAACAGAACCCGCAGAAGAGGCTGATACAGAAGACGCGCGAGGTGCTCGAGCAGGGGGGCGTCATCATCTACCCCACCGACACCGTTTACGCGTATGGCTGCGACATCACGGACCGGCGCGCGATAGAGCGGATTTATCGTATTAAAAAGATTGCCAGAAACAAGCCGTTGAGTTTTGTGTTCTCAGATATCAGCGAGCTTCACGAATACGTGCGTAATATTTCGGACCCGGCCTTCAAGGCGATGAAGAAGGCCCTGCCGGGGCCGTACACCTTCGTCTTCAAGGCGAGCGGGCTGGTGCCGAAGATCGCCATCTCGCAGCAGAAAACGATCGGTGTGCGGATACCCGACAACAACGTCGCGCGCGATATCGTGCGGGCGCTGGGAAGGCCGATCATCTCGGCGAGCGTCAGCACGGCGGCGGGCGAATACATAATAGAACCGGACGACCTCGAGAAGGTGTACCGAAACGAGGTCGATCTGGTGATGGACTGCGGGCCGAAGGTTTCCGAGCCGTCGACGGTGGTCGACTTTTCGGACGGTGACATGCGGATTATACGGAAGGGTAAGGGTGATCTCTTTTTCACCCCGGGATGAATTTATAATCTGTCTTAGAGGAAAACCATGTCCGACGAAATGATAAGCTTTATAATGAAACTCCTGGCCATCGTTCTCTACGTGGCCCTTGGCGCGCTGTTGTCGTGGATCTTCTATTACCTGAAGCGGCGAGACCTCCTTGGCGGTTATATCGGCGGGCTCGTGATCGGCGTTATCGGCGCGCTTATCGGCGGATTCATCCTCGACCGCCTGCTCCTTGAGGCCGCCATCCGGGTGTTGCGCTTCCTGGTGTACGACACCGGGGTCAACCTCATCGCCGGCTTTATCGGCGGGTACGCGGCGCTCTACATCATGAACAGGCTCAACCACAACAAGGAACGAAAAAAATACTGAGCGCCGCGCCCCCGGCGCGTTTTGCAATCAGTCGAACACCATACCTTCGATCAAGGCGTCGGGTATTGACGGCGCCGCGGCCCTCACGTCGCCGGGGCCGGCGAACGGGCGGCGCAGTATCAGTTCGCTCGCGCTTTTTTTCCCCACCCCCGAAATAAGCTCAAGCGCTTTGGCGGGCAGGGAGTTTATCCCGAGCGGAAAGGGCAGGGCGGCCACCGAGCGCTCGCGGTGGCCGACCACCATCACGTCCACGAAGCTTTTCAGCGGCAGCGCTACGGGGATCGTCGCGGTTATCGAATAACTGGCGATCTGCTTGGCCAGCGAATACGCGTGGCGCCGCTCCTCCACCAGCGCCTCGCGCAAAATGGTGCCCGCGGGGTACACGCGCGCGAGCATGACCCGGTCGATCTCGTCGCGAATCCTCTTCTTGTAGTACTCGTAGCGGTTGCGGAGCTTCGCCGGAGGCTCGCGGAAGGCCTCGCCGGCGGCGGTGCCGGGATAGGGGAGGAGCTTTCGGATGTTGATGCGCTTCACCATAAGTCCGGCTCCGGCGATCGCCGCGAGCCCCTCGAAATTCATGCGGAAGGTATCCATGCCCTCGCCCGGAAGTCCGTGGATCAGGTTGATGCCGGGCAGAAGCACCGGGAGCCCCTCCACGCGCCGTCCGCCGATGTCGTTTATCAGGCGAACGACGTCGAGAAGCTCCTTCGCGTTCACCTTGAGGTTGTTGCGCTTGATGACGGTCGGGTCGAGCGATTCGACGCCCAGCGCTATCGTGTCGCCGGGCGTCACCGCGTCGGCGATGGCCGAAAGAATGGCCGAAGATTCCTCCGGGAAATTGGCGATGGTGCCGGGGTTGCCGTTGTCGATGTTGAGCACCCGTATCGCCCCGGAGTCCCTCCGCTCTCTAAGCCCGCCGAAGAGCCCGCGTACCGAATCGATCGAGGGCCGCGGGAAACCGTTTCTGAAATCCTCGAAGGGCGTTTTGTACTGAAAGATGTCGGCCTGTCGCCCTATGCGGAAGCGCGAAACGCCGGCGGCGATCAGCGCGTCGATTTCGGCGAGGATGTCCTCCTCGTCGCGGAATTCCAGCCGGTGCGTCGCGCCTTCCGGGCAGAACGAGCAGTGGGAGAGGCGCGGACAGCCCCGGTAGGTCTCGATCTCGCAGATAAGGCGCGGATGGTCGGGATGCAGACGCACGAGCGCGGCCCCATCAACGCTCCAGCGTGCTATCTGTGCGGCGGTGCGCCGCCCGTCGGAGGGTTCGCCATGCGCCCGGGTGTGCGCGTACAGCTCGATATCGCAGAGAACGCTCACGCAGTTGGGCCCGCAATCACGGGCGATGAGTGGCGCAATCATCCCCCCCGCCGCGAACTCCTGGCGCGGGTTGCCCTCGATGACCCTTACTATCTCTGCCGTGGTGCCGATGCGGTGGCCGAGATACTTTCCCGGGACCACCGCGCCGCCGATGATGAAGGCCGCGCCGTAACGGTCGTCGAGCCGGTACTCCGTCGACCTGAGCGCATCGATCGTCAGGTAGTCGATCGATGCGGGTGCTACGCCGGCGTGTAGCAGGGCGCCGTAGACGTAGCGCGGGTAGGGGGCGACGAACGGTGGCACGCCCAGGCAGGCGGGTTCGTCAACATAGCAGTCGAGTATGAGGAATCGCTCACCCATCCCCGCGTTCCGTGAGGCCAAAGACCACGCGCGTGCCGGTCCTCATGAAGCGGGCGATCTTATCCTCGACCGCGCGCGCGTATTCGAGATTTTTGCGGATGAGGGTCACGCGCTCCGGCGTGGTGCCGTAGCGGCCAACGAGGTCCGCCACCCGCTCGTCGAGCGTAACGACGACGTCGTGCATCACGCGCTTGTCGGCGTAATAGACGATCTCCTTTTCGAGGAGCGGCCCGTCCGGGTCGAAATCTTTAAGAAAGACATGCTGCTCGACGATTTCGGCGACGCGACTCATGCCGAGCGCGCGCATAAGCGCCCCGCCCGATTCGTCGTGGCGCTCCCTTGTCTCGAGCGAGCGTGTTTTGGCGATGTCGTGAAGGAGGGCCGAGGCGATCACAAGGTCCCGGTCGACCGTCGTGCCGTCTTTCAGGTCGTCGGCTATCGACGCGGCGACGCGCATCACCTGTTCGGAGTGTTCGACGATGTTGGGGAGCATGCCATGCTCCGCGATGAGCAATCGGCACTCGGCTTCGGAAGGGACGCGGTCGTGTTTCGTTTCGCTTTCAGTTTTCATCTTGGGCCACCTGTCATGTCGCCGCGGTAGCGTGGAGCGCGGCCGGGCCGCGAGGATGCGCGGTCGCACGGCGGGTGCTGCAAGGGCCCGCGCCCCTACGATGCCCGCAGCGCAGCCTGCTCCTCGCCGTCGGCGGAAGGGAAGAGCGCGTTCGGTCGCGTTTCGACGATCATCCCCGCCACGGCCGCTTCGTTCCCGAGGCCCGAAAGAATGAATTCGGGGACCGCACCCATCGTTATGTAGCGGTTCCGGGTTTCGACGGGAAGATGCTTGAAGTCCCGGACCCGCCCCCTGCACGCGGCGCTGCTGCACTGGCAGCGCATCTCCCAGAAATCCTCGTCCATGGAGGTGGAATAGTCAAAGGTTATTTCATCGCCCGCGGCGATCTGCCTGATGGCGAAGAGATACGCCCGGCCCGCCTCTATCTTCAGTCCGCAGTTGGGGTCGCAGGAGTGGTTGATGAAGTTGTCCGCCGTTTCGGTCGGTCCAAGGAACAGGTTCCGGTCAATCTGCAGAAAGTGGTTGTTGTCGGGGTCGACGTGGCTGATGTATTCGTTGCGGCTGAACCTGCCGCCGCCGAATTCGATGATGCACGAGCCCGCGCCGAAGTCCTCAAGCGCGAAAACCGACCGTCCCCGCCCGGTCTGGCCTATCGCGAGACGCTCTCCCGAAGAAATTAATCCTTCCTCCATAAGGCGGACGACGCCACCCCTCCTTGAACATTAGCATAGACCGAACCAACCGCTAAAACCGTATTTTACCCGCACGCGGCAGGGAAGGAGCCGGCAAATAAAACCGCATTTCGCATATAATAGCGCTCCACCCCATTGATGTGGGAAAGAGCGCTCGTGCATGAGTACCGGTCGTTTAATTGTGAGTAATGGAGGAACAGGCAGGGGATTTGTCAATGTAATTTCATCGGTATTTTGGTTTTCGATGTAAATCCGGCGGCGGCAAATAAAAAAGAAGGCGGTTTGAACCGCCTTCCCATACTCGTCTGACGGGGGATGTCAGAGCATTATATGCTTAGCCAGGAAGTGCTCGTCCACGTTCTCCCGAGTGGGCTTGTCAAGCTCGTTGAAGATGGTTTCGGTGCGGCGATAATAATCGCACCGGTCATCGATACAGAAAGACTCAATAATGTTTTTCATGTCCTGCCTCCTCGACAGCAATCGTTCCACGTTCCAAAGCCATGGTTAACCCTGAAACAAAGAACATAAGATAATTAAGTATATTATAAAATACGAGAATGGTCAAGATAAAATTCAAAAAATTTATTGCAATAATTGCGGTAAATAGCACAATTATTTTCCATGAATACCGTAAAGCTTTTGCAGTCGCCCGCCGTCTTCGCCGGAAAGGCGATTCCCAACAGGCTCGCGGCGCAGGCGATGGAGATCAATTCGGCGGGTCCCGGCGGATCCGTGAGCGGCGCGGTACTTGCGCGGTATGCCTCGCTCGCCGCGGGCGGCTGGGGCGTGGTAATCGTCGAAGCGGTCTCGATCACCGCCGACTCGCTTGCGCGGTTGAATGGGCTGGTGCTCAACGGAAAGACCATCGACGGGTTCAGGCGCCTGGTGGATTCGTTCAGGGCGGCGAGTCCCGATTCGCTTTTTATCATCCAGCTTACCCACGCGGGCCGCATGGCCGGGAGCTTTTCCCGGCCCGTCAGGGTCTTCGGTGATGACGATACCATCCCCTGCCTTTCCACGGCCGAGCTCGATACGGTAAGTTCGCTGCACGGCGATTCGGTCAGGCTTGCGGCCAAGGCGGGCTTTGACGGGGTCGAGATCAAGGCCTGCCACGGCTATCTCGGCGGTGAACTGCTCCGCCCGATGAACGATCGCGACGACATCTGGGGCGGGGGCCCGGCGAACAGGGCGCGCCTGGTTTCCACGGCGGTGGCGGAGGCGAAGGCGCACCGGCCCGGCTTCATCGCCGGCGTCCGCGTCTCGCTCTACGAGGGCCTGCGCGGGGGCTGCGGTACGGCCGGCGCGGGGGACGTCATCGAGGACCTTTCGGGCATGCGCGCGGTGCTCGGCGCGATCGTCGGGGCGGGCGCGGATTACATCAACGTCTCGGCCGGCGTCCCGGCGCTCACGCCGCAGCTCACCCGCCCGGTGAAGGGAAACGCCTTCGACCTCTATCATCATTTTCGCTACGCGCGGACCGTAAAGGAATGGTTTCCGGAACTTGCCGTCATCGGCTCGGCCTATTCGACCGGCGGCGAATCGGCGGCCGCATACGCCGAGGAGAACATCGCCGCCGGCGGGGTCGATGTCGCCGGCTTCGGGCGGCAGAACCTCGCCGATCCGCTTTTCCCGCGCAAACTCGCCCAGGGTTCGGACGATATTGATTACTGCACGCTCTGCGGCGGCTGCTCGAAGCTCCTGAAAAACCAGGAGCCGGTTCGCTGCACCACCTATCCGCGTACGGCGGAGGCGACGTGACTCCGCATCGGCCCAGGGGACTGGGCGACATCGCGCGAGCGTGCGGCGTTTCGGCAAGCACCGTCTCGCGCGTACTCAGCAACGCCCCCGGCATCGCCTCCGGCACGCGGCGCAGGGTGCTCGAGGCCGTCGAGGCGGGCGAGTTCTCTCCCCGCAGGCGCCGCCGCCGCATCAGCCGAAGCGCC
The DNA window shown above is from Spirochaetota bacterium and carries:
- a CDS encoding nucleoside triphosphate pyrophosphatase → MRVILGSSSPRRKELLRDIFDDFSVMSPDADETPLPGEAPEAYAARVAADKMRSLAPLVESGPEGTLVITGDTIVTIGGMIIGKPSGFDDALSILGRLSGRTHQVISAITLGLWRAGDGRGRYVTATGIERSDITFKPLDAPSLVAYLGRIEYLDKAGAYAAQEHGGMIIERVEGSVSNVIGFPLRLFYKMLVESGAGELLLHGPDGTPRTRGAAANP
- a CDS encoding bifunctional (p)ppGpp synthetase/guanosine-3',5'-bis(diphosphate) 3'-pyrophosphohydrolase, yielding MSKIDLKIKSRDIHALLAAIEANNPEGDLDLIRRAYEYASEAHRDQKRFSGEPYIVHPLEIGIILANLKMDTTTIAAALLHDVVEDTSVSLEIIRERFGEDIALLVDGVTKISSLKKKTRYNDQVHSIRKMLMATIKDVRVILIKLADKVHNMRTIMFQPEQKQVRIAREVMDIYAPMAGRLGMSQIRAELEDMAFHVLHPGEFEEIAAKVARRKTEIEEFIEDLRFILDQQLKRLDIQAKITGRAKHFYSIYRKMKIQGKSFEDIFDLRAIRIITAEVKDCYGILGVIHTLWSPITSRFKDFIAVPKSNMYQSLHTTVIGPDGLPLEFQIRTYDMHATAEMGIAAHWLYKDRDSLHQRAFKNFHVMQNIPRADAGQKENVDSREFMKELKMDLYEDEIFVFTPKGKIMKLAKGATPIDFAYAIHTEVGNRCVGAKVNNMLVPLKTEIKSGDIVEVLTSPKGHPSESWLKFVKSSNARYKIRNWLRREKETERKPGAPPETKKTEKTAEVSIPETELFKIKSISRQKKMSLSIDGTSNVLIKLSQCCQPIPGDDVVGFITRGRGITVHKKSCPSLKRLTNEQERFIAIVWEGSENTYPVKLSIQAIDRPNLLKDVADELATCKTNIIKVEATVHAGDNAVIKLVLEVKSLAHLRDIIGRLKRLKNITSIQKLNEKVLVK
- a CDS encoding L-threonylcarbamoyladenylate synthase; amino-acid sequence: MIFVINEQNPQKRLIQKTREVLEQGGVIIYPTDTVYAYGCDITDRRAIERIYRIKKIARNKPLSFVFSDISELHEYVRNISDPAFKAMKKALPGPYTFVFKASGLVPKIAISQQKTIGVRIPDNNVARDIVRALGRPIISASVSTAAGEYIIEPDDLEKVYRNEVDLVMDCGPKVSEPSTVVDFSDGDMRIIRKGKGDLFFTPG
- a CDS encoding SET domain-containing protein-lysine N-methyltransferase; the protein is MEEGLISSGERLAIGQTGRGRSVFALEDFGAGSCIIEFGGGRFSRNEYISHVDPDNNHFLQIDRNLFLGPTETADNFINHSCDPNCGLKIEAGRAYLFAIRQIAAGDEITFDYSTSMDEDFWEMRCQCSSAACRGRVRDFKHLPVETRNRYITMGAVPEFILSGLGNEAAVAGMIVETRPNALFPSADGEEQAALRAS
- a CDS encoding HD domain-containing protein translates to MKTESETKHDRVPSEAECRLLIAEHGMLPNIVEHSEQVMRVAASIADDLKDGTTVDRDLVIASALLHDIAKTRSLETRERHDESGGALMRALGMSRVAEIVEQHVFLKDFDPDGPLLEKEIVYYADKRVMHDVVVTLDERVADLVGRYGTTPERVTLIRKNLEYARAVEDKIARFMRTGTRVVFGLTERGDG
- a CDS encoding radical SAM protein — its product is MGERFLILDCYVDEPACLGVPPFVAPYPRYVYGALLHAGVAPASIDYLTIDALRSTEYRLDDRYGAAFIIGGAVVPGKYLGHRIGTTAEIVRVIEGNPRQEFAAGGMIAPLIARDCGPNCVSVLCDIELYAHTRAHGEPSDGRRTAAQIARWSVDGAALVRLHPDHPRLICEIETYRGCPRLSHCSFCPEGATHRLEFRDEEDILAEIDALIAAGVSRFRIGRQADIFQYKTPFEDFRNGFPRPSIDSVRGLFGGLRERRDSGAIRVLNIDNGNPGTIANFPEESSAILSAIADAVTPGDTIALGVESLDPTVIKRNNLKVNAKELLDVVRLINDIGGRRVEGLPVLLPGINLIHGLPGEGMDTFRMNFEGLAAIAGAGLMVKRINIRKLLPYPGTAAGEAFREPPAKLRNRYEYYKKRIRDEIDRVMLARVYPAGTILREALVEERRHAYSLAKQIASYSITATIPVALPLKSFVDVMVVGHRERSVAALPFPLGINSLPAKALELISGVGKKSASELILRRPFAGPGDVRAAAPSIPDALIEGMVFD